One Nonomuraea angiospora DNA segment encodes these proteins:
- a CDS encoding MMPL family transporter, which translates to MALNTRLRPVNEETAGPPLRRLGFLLFRRRRAVLALALVVLAVAAALAAGAVPRLSLARFEAPGSESDRAQAELVRRFGTGSPDMIFLVTAKAGTVDDPAVEAEGRALTTRIGGREGVAESASYWTRGRPATMRSEDGRHALIVVRIPGDADHVRGQVLPRLVPEITEGTGLLQVRAGGGEEVFRETVPLSRQDFLRAELVIFPLAFVLLWLYQRRAMAALVPILAGVFAMVIGLALLRAPLAFTGISTFALNLTLAMGLGLGIDYCLFVIQRFREETRRGADRAGAVAGAVEHAGRTVLFSGLTVASSLAVLFALPFDFLRSFAYAGIAVVAGGLFAAVIVLPAVLASIGTTVLPKRVRPEREAGFWHALAVRVMRRPLVFGGLATAVLLLLASPFLGLRFGVADDRILPPEASSRQTQEIIRQSFPAEETDAIQIIPKNPTSGDISQYAAALSRLPGVAQVDSAAGSFADGARVGDGAPERFRRGSIWDTWLSVVPSAEALAGDPVRLVQSVRAVEPPFEVLVGGYPAELADYRASVVDRLPLVLALMLGVTFLVLFGMTRSLIIPLKASLLNLLSMGVMFGAVVWVFQDGNLSGLLGFTPTGTLDPSIPILMLCVAYGLSMDYEVFLLSRIKEEHDRTGDTEQAVATGLQRGAPLITAAGGILALTFAAYATAQVMFVQMLGVGMAVAVLVDATVIRAVLVPSLMRLAGPLNWWPRGRVPTSGR; encoded by the coding sequence ATGGCGCTGAACACCCGGCTACGGCCGGTCAACGAGGAGACGGCCGGGCCGCCGCTGCGCAGGCTGGGCTTCCTTCTCTTCCGGCGGCGACGGGCCGTGCTCGCTCTGGCCCTGGTCGTGCTCGCCGTCGCCGCGGCGCTGGCGGCCGGGGCGGTGCCGCGGCTGTCGCTGGCCAGGTTCGAGGCGCCGGGGTCGGAGTCGGACCGGGCGCAGGCCGAGCTGGTGCGGCGGTTCGGGACGGGCAGCCCCGACATGATCTTCCTGGTGACCGCGAAGGCCGGCACCGTGGACGACCCCGCGGTCGAGGCCGAGGGCCGGGCGCTGACCACGCGGATCGGCGGGCGCGAGGGAGTCGCCGAGTCCGCGTCGTACTGGACCCGAGGCAGGCCCGCCACCATGCGCAGCGAGGACGGCAGGCACGCGCTGATCGTGGTGCGCATCCCCGGGGACGCCGACCACGTGCGCGGGCAGGTGCTGCCCCGGCTCGTGCCCGAGATCACCGAGGGCACCGGCCTGCTCCAGGTGCGGGCCGGGGGAGGGGAGGAGGTCTTCAGGGAGACCGTGCCGCTGTCCAGGCAGGACTTCCTGCGGGCCGAACTGGTCATCTTCCCGCTGGCGTTCGTGCTGCTCTGGCTCTACCAGCGGCGGGCCATGGCGGCCCTGGTGCCGATCCTGGCCGGGGTGTTCGCGATGGTGATCGGTCTGGCGCTGCTGCGCGCGCCCCTGGCCTTCACCGGGATCTCCACGTTCGCCCTGAACCTGACCCTCGCGATGGGGCTCGGGCTCGGCATCGACTACTGCCTGTTCGTCATCCAGCGCTTCCGCGAGGAGACGCGGCGCGGCGCGGACCGGGCGGGCGCGGTGGCCGGGGCCGTGGAGCACGCGGGGCGGACGGTGCTGTTCAGCGGGCTCACCGTGGCCTCGTCCCTCGCCGTGCTGTTCGCGCTGCCGTTCGACTTCCTGAGATCCTTCGCGTACGCGGGCATCGCCGTCGTCGCCGGCGGCCTCTTCGCGGCGGTGATCGTGCTGCCCGCCGTGCTGGCCTCGATCGGGACCACGGTGCTCCCCAAGCGGGTCAGGCCGGAGCGGGAGGCGGGGTTCTGGCACGCGCTGGCGGTCCGGGTGATGCGGCGGCCGCTGGTGTTCGGCGGGCTGGCCACGGCGGTGCTGCTGCTGCTCGCCTCGCCGTTCCTGGGGCTGCGGTTCGGCGTGGCCGACGACCGCATCCTGCCCCCGGAGGCGTCGTCCCGGCAGACGCAGGAGATCATCCGCCAGTCCTTCCCGGCGGAGGAGACCGACGCCATCCAGATAATCCCCAAAAATCCGACGTCGGGCGATATTTCGCAGTATGCGGCGGCGTTGTCCCGGCTCCCCGGCGTCGCCCAGGTCGACTCCGCCGCCGGCTCGTTCGCGGACGGCGCCCGGGTGGGCGACGGCGCTCCCGAGAGGTTCCGCCGCGGCTCGATCTGGGACACCTGGCTGTCCGTGGTCCCGTCCGCCGAGGCGCTGGCCGGCGACCCCGTGCGGCTGGTGCAGTCCGTACGCGCCGTCGAGCCGCCCTTCGAGGTCCTCGTCGGCGGCTACCCGGCCGAGCTGGCCGACTACCGCGCCTCCGTCGTCGACCGGCTCCCCCTGGTGCTGGCCCTCATGCTCGGCGTCACGTTCCTGGTCCTGTTCGGGATGACCAGGAGCCTGATCATCCCGCTCAAGGCGTCCCTGCTGAACCTCCTCAGCATGGGCGTCATGTTCGGCGCCGTCGTCTGGGTCTTCCAGGACGGCAACCTCTCCGGCCTCCTGGGCTTCACCCCGACGGGCACGCTCGACCCCAGCATCCCGATCCTGATGCTCTGCGTCGCCTACGGCCTGTCGATGGACTACGAGGTCTTCCTGCTCTCCCGCATCAAGGAGGAGCACGACCGGACCGGCGACACCGAGCAGGCCGTGGCCACCGGCCTGCAGCGGGGCGCGCCGCTGATCACGGCCGCCGGCGGGATCCTGGCGCTCACGTTCGCCGCCTACGCCACGGCGCAGGTGATGTTCGTGCAGATGCTGGGCGTCGGCATGGCCGTGGCCGTGCTGGTCGACGCGACCGTGATCAGGGCGGTGCTGGTGCCGAGCCTGATGCGCCTGGCGGGCCCGCTCAACTGGTGGCCTAGAGGTCGCGTGCCCACATCTGGTCGGTGA
- a CDS encoding ATP-binding protein produces the protein MSMIQPEPAGQPVSPFVLPVTQPPDRETLAGWQRYRLTRASFQPAPRLTLADYRRLSPRRKALHDLHRTATHVNLPLLETPMSAAVDRLMRFRMQNNALKTKASTQSGLMVSGGGFQGKTETVCDCAAAFEDFLRDLHQELNPDAVAGTRDLHAPVAYVQTPVTAKPKSVCEAILDFFGAPIARGATLPQLCRLVRASLRDHGTRVLILDDVTRLKMHREADQDALDLMRGLMSMNVTLVLVGVGIRQSGLLTGGHYDAASGQWRFLPRKDGKSYFNDEAGTQTDRRFDLIDLDPFRYDSPARIAAWTSHLAGLEDCLRLFHAEPGMLTTGDMPEYLFRRTQGVVGLLERLIEDGCAAAIDNGTEKLTVSLLDDIHIDLRDVPGRDPQAGEIPEVPQPPRPAPAYKRGRNTVFDDRGPASSSSAS, from the coding sequence ATGAGCATGATCCAGCCTGAGCCTGCCGGTCAGCCGGTCAGCCCGTTCGTGCTCCCGGTGACGCAGCCGCCGGACCGCGAGACCCTCGCGGGCTGGCAGCGTTATCGGCTCACCCGGGCGTCGTTTCAGCCAGCGCCGCGGCTGACGCTGGCCGACTATCGCCGGTTGAGCCCGCGCCGCAAGGCGCTGCATGACTTGCACCGCACTGCCACGCACGTCAATCTGCCGCTGCTGGAGACGCCGATGAGCGCGGCCGTTGACCGGCTGATGCGCTTTCGGATGCAGAACAACGCGTTGAAGACCAAGGCGAGCACGCAGTCCGGCCTGATGGTCTCCGGCGGCGGGTTCCAGGGCAAGACGGAGACGGTCTGCGATTGCGCGGCCGCCTTCGAGGACTTCCTGCGCGATCTGCATCAGGAGCTCAACCCTGATGCCGTCGCGGGGACCCGTGATCTGCACGCGCCCGTCGCCTACGTGCAGACGCCGGTGACGGCCAAGCCCAAGAGCGTCTGCGAGGCCATCCTCGACTTCTTCGGCGCTCCGATCGCTCGGGGCGCGACCCTGCCCCAGCTCTGCCGGCTGGTCCGCGCGTCACTTCGCGATCACGGCACGCGCGTCCTGATCCTGGACGATGTGACCCGGTTGAAGATGCACCGCGAGGCCGATCAGGACGCGCTGGACCTGATGCGCGGGCTGATGAGCATGAACGTCACACTCGTCCTGGTGGGTGTCGGCATCCGGCAATCCGGGCTGCTGACCGGCGGGCACTACGACGCGGCCTCCGGCCAATGGCGCTTCCTGCCCCGGAAAGACGGCAAGAGCTACTTCAACGACGAGGCGGGGACGCAGACCGACCGGCGCTTCGACCTGATCGACCTCGACCCGTTCCGCTACGACAGCCCGGCCAGGATCGCCGCCTGGACCAGCCACCTGGCCGGCCTCGAAGACTGCCTGCGCCTGTTCCACGCCGAGCCCGGCATGCTGACCACCGGCGACATGCCGGAATACCTGTTCCGCCGCACCCAGGGAGTCGTCGGCCTCCTGGAACGGCTCATCGAGGACGGATGCGCCGCCGCGATCGACAACGGCACCGAGAAGCTCACCGTCAGCCTCCTCGACGACATTCACATCGACCTGCGGGACGTCCCCGGACGCGACCCGCAAGCCGGAGAGATCCCCGAGGTCCCCCAGCCGCCCCGGCCTGCACCGGCATACAAGCGCGGCCGCAACACGGTCTTCGACGACCGTGGGCCGGCCAGCAGTTCCTCAGCGAGCTAA
- a CDS encoding bifunctional helix-turn-helix transcriptional regulator/GNAT family N-acetyltransferase, whose translation MSSLTEARVSEVRAFNRFYTKVIGVLQAGMLDSPYSLTEVRVLFELAHAAPMETGALRSLLDLDAGYLSRILARFETDGLISRERSSSDARKQLVRLTSTGERTFGDLDRRSAEEIERLLSGLPDESQGRLVAGMATIRELLGDGGAGQPYVIRPPRAGDLGWVVYRHGDLYSREYGWGTEFEQLVARIVGNLDFSRDAGWIAEVGGERAGCVFCVRQDETTAKLRMLLVEPSARGLGLGRRLVEECLRHARAEGYKRITLWTRDCLVSARRIYQGAGFELESEEKSVENGVEVTDQMWARDL comes from the coding sequence ATGAGTTCGTTGACAGAGGCAAGGGTCTCTGAGGTCAGGGCCTTCAACCGGTTCTATACGAAAGTGATCGGCGTGCTGCAGGCGGGCATGCTCGACTCGCCGTACTCGCTGACCGAGGTGAGGGTGCTGTTCGAGCTGGCGCACGCCGCGCCGATGGAGACCGGGGCGCTGCGCTCCCTGCTCGACCTGGACGCCGGCTACCTCAGCCGGATCCTGGCGCGCTTCGAGACCGACGGGCTGATCTCGCGCGAGCGGTCCTCCTCGGACGCCCGCAAGCAGCTCGTACGGCTCACCTCCACGGGCGAGCGGACGTTCGGGGACCTCGACCGGCGCTCGGCCGAGGAGATCGAGCGGCTGCTGTCCGGGCTGCCGGACGAGAGCCAGGGGCGGCTGGTGGCCGGCATGGCCACGATCAGGGAGCTGCTGGGCGACGGGGGCGCCGGGCAGCCGTACGTGATCAGGCCGCCGCGCGCCGGCGACCTGGGCTGGGTCGTCTACCGGCACGGCGACCTCTACAGCCGCGAGTACGGCTGGGGCACGGAGTTCGAGCAGCTCGTCGCCAGGATCGTCGGCAACCTGGACTTCTCCCGGGACGCCGGGTGGATCGCCGAGGTCGGCGGGGAGCGGGCCGGCTGCGTGTTCTGCGTACGGCAGGACGAGACGACGGCCAAGCTGCGGATGCTGCTGGTGGAGCCGTCCGCCAGAGGGCTGGGGCTCGGGCGGCGGCTCGTGGAGGAGTGCCTGCGGCACGCGCGGGCCGAGGGGTACAAGCGGATCACGCTGTGGACCCGCGACTGCCTGGTGAGCGCGCGGCGGATCTACCAGGGGGCCGGGTTCGAGCTGGAGTCGGAGGAGAAGAGCGTGGAGAACGGGGTCGAGGTCACCGACCAGATGTGGGCACGCGACCTCTAG
- a CDS encoding TniQ family protein → MDVLPLPRSLDPLPDESLRGYVLRLSYRLEISPAQLTVLTGLMPAVRRLGLPAHLPHQIPSRRLAFFDDASALGVFAESTRLTRQEAENLQMRSFSALRLPDRGKGASDDLRRAAFETPWVFTAASRWCPQCLAGDGSPVQTEFGGSWRKQWHLPVVFICPEHMTVLVARCRVCGHTTSAQSPPCAVGRATDPSLHPLRCRATVATVPQKVPYSLRPRTPACAATLTDLATPPLEVADLRRLLKLQTRLLQHIEPGQPTTEPPTVLGRAVDPLQYLTDTALTAGLILLSWPATRRLCPSRTLAAAIDTEVELRLRQSDASSAAARRGFRSPWAAPPTDALACAALLCITHKLLGKPSPDSARDTFQELIGRAKHDPRTANAIRTSSRRSSTLAEVFRRTPMRGNMHPPPPPPRARSATSPLTGLELLTDRYATGPAALAWHERGELLPLEDALAAARADPSPTPDIAIALVKLTMERTKRILRELDRDEYEALTIARNLPKPVSWAELAAAVGMSTQGIHQQYARQQLFVTRSYRRMV, encoded by the coding sequence ATGGACGTTCTCCCCCTCCCCCGAAGCCTGGACCCGCTGCCCGACGAATCGCTGCGCGGCTATGTCCTGCGGCTGTCCTACCGGCTGGAGATCTCCCCCGCACAACTCACCGTTCTGACCGGGCTCATGCCGGCCGTCAGGCGGCTCGGCCTCCCAGCTCACCTTCCGCATCAGATCCCCAGCCGCCGGCTCGCCTTCTTCGACGATGCTTCCGCTCTCGGCGTCTTCGCCGAAAGCACCCGTCTGACCAGGCAAGAAGCAGAGAACCTGCAGATGAGGTCCTTCTCTGCTCTCCGGCTCCCCGACCGCGGCAAGGGTGCCTCTGACGATCTCCGCCGCGCTGCCTTCGAGACCCCGTGGGTCTTCACCGCTGCCAGCCGCTGGTGCCCGCAATGCCTGGCCGGCGACGGAAGTCCCGTCCAGACGGAGTTCGGCGGCTCTTGGCGCAAGCAGTGGCACCTGCCGGTGGTCTTCATCTGCCCAGAGCACATGACGGTCCTCGTCGCCCGTTGCCGCGTCTGCGGACACACCACCAGCGCGCAGTCCCCGCCCTGCGCGGTCGGCCGGGCCACCGACCCGAGCCTGCACCCCCTGCGATGCCGCGCCACCGTCGCAACCGTCCCGCAGAAGGTCCCTTACTCGCTCCGGCCACGCACGCCGGCCTGCGCGGCGACACTGACCGACCTGGCAACGCCGCCCTTGGAAGTCGCTGACCTGCGCCGCCTGCTCAAGCTGCAGACCCGGCTTCTGCAGCACATCGAACCCGGGCAGCCGACGACAGAACCACCCACCGTGCTGGGCCGGGCCGTCGACCCCCTGCAATACCTCACCGACACCGCCCTCACCGCCGGCCTAATCCTGCTGTCCTGGCCGGCGACGCGGCGGCTCTGTCCCTCCCGCACGCTCGCCGCAGCGATCGACACCGAAGTGGAGCTGCGCCTCCGACAGTCGGACGCCTCGTCGGCAGCGGCCAGGCGAGGTTTCCGCTCTCCCTGGGCCGCCCCGCCGACCGATGCCCTGGCCTGCGCCGCGCTGCTCTGCATCACGCACAAACTGCTCGGCAAACCGTCCCCCGACAGCGCCCGGGACACCTTCCAAGAGCTGATCGGCCGCGCCAAGCACGACCCGCGGACGGCCAACGCCATCCGCACCAGTTCACGGCGCTCCAGCACGCTCGCCGAGGTCTTCCGACGCACTCCGATGCGAGGCAACATGCACCCACCACCACCTCCTCCACGCGCCCGATCGGCCACCTCCCCGCTGACCGGCCTGGAACTGCTCACGGACCGCTACGCCACGGGCCCCGCAGCGCTGGCCTGGCACGAACGCGGTGAACTCCTTCCCCTGGAAGACGCCCTGGCCGCCGCCCGCGCCGACCCGAGCCCCACACCGGATATCGCGATCGCGCTCGTGAAGCTCACCATGGAACGCACGAAACGCATCCTCCGTGAGCTGGACAGGGACGAGTACGAAGCGCTCACCATCGCACGGAACCTGCCCAAGCCGGTGAGCTGGGCCGAGCTCGCCGCAGCCGTCGGCATGTCCACCCAGGGCATCCACCAGCAATATGCCCGCCAGCAGCTCTTTGTCACCCGAAGCTATCGCCGGATGGTCTAG
- a CDS encoding lactonase family protein, with product MKRVYIGGYGPGIVTVGGGLTRVASPSFLAAHPTLPVLYAAGELERGWLTAFRVGETLDVLDERPSEGSLPCHIAVDPTGSVLAAANYGDGVAVVYRLDDRGAFEGEPIVLRHQGSGPDPERQEGPHAHEAVFHDGILHVSDLGTDEIRRYRYDGTALEPIRLEPGTGPRHFAFSGSRLYVAGELAGTVTLIEDGRHTVVPASRAEDKEGGKNAPSHLQLADDLVYVANRGPNTVTVLRAADLSHVAEVPAGGEWPRHFAVDGTTMYVADQHSDTVAAFRLKDGVPEPTGEVHEVESPACVLIM from the coding sequence GTGAAGCGCGTCTACATAGGCGGATACGGCCCCGGCATCGTCACGGTCGGCGGCGGGCTCACCAGAGTGGCCTCGCCGTCGTTCCTGGCCGCCCATCCCACCCTGCCGGTGCTGTACGCGGCGGGCGAGCTCGAACGCGGCTGGCTCACCGCGTTCCGGGTGGGCGAGACCCTCGACGTGCTGGACGAACGGCCGAGCGAAGGCTCCTTGCCCTGCCATATCGCCGTGGACCCCACCGGCAGCGTGCTCGCGGCGGCCAACTACGGCGACGGCGTCGCCGTCGTCTACCGCCTCGACGATCGCGGCGCGTTCGAGGGCGAGCCGATCGTGCTGCGCCACCAGGGCTCGGGCCCGGACCCGGAGCGCCAGGAGGGCCCCCATGCCCACGAGGCCGTCTTCCACGACGGGATCCTGCACGTCTCCGACCTCGGCACCGACGAGATCCGCCGCTACCGCTACGACGGCACCGCGCTGGAGCCGATCAGGCTCGAGCCCGGCACGGGCCCGCGCCACTTCGCCTTCTCCGGATCGCGCCTCTACGTGGCGGGCGAGCTGGCCGGCACCGTCACCCTCATCGAGGACGGGCGGCACACGGTCGTCCCCGCCTCGCGCGCGGAGGACAAGGAGGGGGGCAAGAACGCCCCCTCCCACCTCCAGCTCGCCGACGACCTCGTGTACGTCGCCAACCGCGGCCCCAACACCGTCACCGTGCTGCGCGCCGCCGACCTGTCGCACGTGGCGGAGGTGCCGGCGGGCGGCGAGTGGCCCAGGCACTTCGCCGTCGACGGGACCACCATGTACGTGGCCGACCAGCACTCGGACACCGTGGCCGCCTTCCGGCTGAAGGACGGCGTGCCCGAGCCCACGGGGGAGGTGCACGAGGTCGAGAGCCCGGCCTGTGTGCTGATCATGTAA
- a CDS encoding ATP-dependent Clp protease ATP-binding subunit: MDRIVRLDDLINAIKSRHPDGDPLEELADAVTLGEHIGEVADHLIGHFVDQARRSGASWTDIGHSMGVSKQAVQKRFVPKDGGSPAGDLRAYARYTDRARRVVVRAQKEAQDGGHGHIEVGHLVLGLLSEPDGLAAKAMVTLGASPEAVGEAARAALGPGGEPTAEAVAFAAQSKKALELTLREALRLGHPFVGTEHLLLGVLSLDDDPVARALGELGVTKEPAEREIVRTLGEFLRDTMA; this comes from the coding sequence ATGGACAGAATCGTTCGTCTCGATGACCTCATCAACGCGATCAAGAGCCGCCACCCGGACGGCGACCCGCTGGAAGAGCTGGCCGACGCCGTGACCCTGGGTGAGCACATCGGCGAGGTGGCCGACCACCTGATCGGGCACTTCGTGGACCAGGCCAGGCGGTCCGGGGCGTCCTGGACCGACATCGGGCACAGCATGGGGGTCAGCAAGCAGGCCGTGCAGAAGCGGTTCGTGCCCAAGGACGGCGGCTCCCCGGCCGGGGACCTGCGGGCCTACGCCCGCTACACCGATCGGGCCCGCCGCGTCGTCGTACGGGCGCAGAAGGAGGCGCAGGACGGTGGGCACGGCCACATCGAGGTGGGGCACCTGGTGCTGGGGCTGCTGAGCGAGCCGGACGGGCTGGCCGCCAAGGCCATGGTGACGCTCGGGGCCTCGCCGGAGGCGGTCGGGGAGGCCGCCAGGGCGGCGCTCGGGCCGGGCGGGGAGCCCACGGCCGAGGCCGTGGCGTTCGCGGCGCAGAGCAAGAAGGCGCTGGAGCTGACGCTGCGGGAGGCGCTGCGGCTGGGCCACCCGTTCGTCGGGACCGAGCACCTGCTGCTGGGCGTGCTGTCGCTGGACGACGATCCGGTGGCCCGGGCGCTGGGCGAGCTGGGCGTGACGAAGGAGCCCGCCGAGCGCGAGATCGTCCGGACGCTCGGCGAGTTCCTGCGGGACACCATGGCCTGA
- a CDS encoding N,N-dimethylformamidase beta subunit family domain-containing protein, translating into MRKILVMLSSLVVVAGCGGSPPAPTPDAVQRPDRAGTPPPVAEVQESWHITRRGAEHEIEGYADRVSVLPGERFGLRVSTTAPRFSARAFRMGANPVKVWESPAVRGVRQAPMRLVDGTVSAAHWRPSLTVDTAGWPEGAYLIRLDASTGAQRYVPITVRSASTAGRVVMVNAVTTWQAYNRWGGRSLYTGPGGFADRSRAVTFDRPYDDVGARLFLDFEKDALAVAEQSHVPLAYLTNLDLKPGVLDGARAVVSLGHDEYWSPGMRAVVTTARDAGTNLAFLGANAVYWRIAMHGRTLACDKERLCRLWRDSKPESTLVGQMYDCFPAEGAYQVTRPHHWIFAGTKGRRFPGMVGVESDKVSRGSPGNVQVLAESPYSCGGGRATHSDSTYYVAPSGAGVFASGTMRWVCALRGERCGHGVSDRAAAFTRRATTNLLTRFAQGPAGAHQHAPSN; encoded by the coding sequence GTGCGAAAGATCCTCGTCATGCTGTCGTCGCTGGTCGTCGTCGCCGGGTGCGGCGGCTCGCCCCCGGCTCCCACCCCGGACGCGGTCCAGCGCCCCGACCGGGCCGGGACGCCTCCGCCCGTGGCGGAGGTGCAGGAGTCGTGGCACATCACCCGGCGCGGCGCGGAGCACGAGATCGAGGGCTACGCCGACCGGGTGAGCGTCCTGCCCGGCGAGCGCTTCGGGCTGCGGGTCTCGACGACCGCTCCGCGCTTCTCGGCGCGCGCCTTCCGCATGGGCGCGAACCCGGTCAAGGTGTGGGAGTCGCCCGCCGTCCGCGGCGTACGGCAGGCGCCGATGCGGCTCGTGGACGGCACGGTGAGCGCGGCCCACTGGCGGCCCTCGCTCACCGTGGACACCGCGGGCTGGCCCGAGGGCGCGTACCTGATCAGGCTCGACGCCTCGACCGGCGCCCAGCGGTACGTCCCGATCACCGTGCGCTCGGCCTCCACCGCCGGCCGGGTGGTGATGGTGAACGCGGTCACCACCTGGCAGGCGTACAACCGGTGGGGCGGTCGCAGCCTCTACACGGGCCCGGGCGGGTTCGCCGACCGCTCCCGCGCCGTGACCTTCGACCGCCCGTACGACGACGTCGGGGCCCGGCTCTTCCTGGACTTCGAGAAGGACGCGCTGGCCGTGGCCGAGCAGAGCCACGTGCCGCTGGCGTACCTGACGAACCTGGACCTCAAGCCCGGCGTGCTCGACGGCGCCCGCGCGGTGGTGTCGCTGGGACACGACGAGTACTGGTCGCCCGGCATGCGCGCGGTCGTCACCACGGCCAGGGACGCCGGCACGAACCTGGCCTTCCTCGGTGCCAACGCCGTCTACTGGCGGATCGCGATGCACGGCAGGACGCTCGCCTGCGACAAGGAGCGGCTGTGCCGGCTGTGGCGCGACTCCAAGCCGGAGAGCACGCTGGTGGGGCAGATGTACGACTGCTTCCCGGCGGAGGGCGCCTACCAGGTGACGCGGCCGCACCACTGGATCTTCGCCGGGACCAAGGGGAGGCGCTTCCCGGGGATGGTCGGCGTGGAGTCCGACAAGGTGTCGCGGGGGTCGCCGGGGAACGTCCAGGTGCTGGCGGAGTCGCCGTACTCCTGCGGCGGCGGGCGGGCGACGCACTCCGACAGCACCTATTACGTGGCGCCCAGCGGGGCGGGGGTGTTCGCGTCGGGGACGATGCGCTGGGTGTGCGCGTTGCGGGGGGAGCGGTGCGGGCACGGCGTCTCCGACCGCGCCGCCGCCTTCACCCGCCGCGCCACCACCAACCTCCTGACCCGCTTCGCCCAGGGCCCGGCCGGCGCCCATCAACACGCCCCGTCGAACTGA
- a CDS encoding TetR/AcrR family transcriptional regulator translates to MPERTVRRQARGLKRMAEILDAAESVIAEVGYPDMTTNHVATRAGMSPGSLYQFFRNKEEILDGLVARYTDDRQEFWAARLAAVTPEVPLEALVGQVVDESVRFKSASPAYWSLLYGSATGDQLASASQRLHDDIARQVAAMLRRRSPGLAEERAALMGTMAVAMVKAVMPLVTTATPERGAELVAELKLALVRYLS, encoded by the coding sequence ATGCCTGAACGCACGGTCCGCCGGCAGGCGCGTGGCCTGAAGCGCATGGCGGAGATCCTCGACGCCGCCGAGTCGGTGATCGCCGAGGTCGGATACCCGGACATGACGACGAACCACGTCGCCACGCGGGCGGGGATGTCACCTGGGTCGCTCTACCAGTTCTTCCGCAACAAGGAGGAGATCCTCGACGGGCTCGTGGCCCGCTACACCGACGACCGGCAGGAGTTCTGGGCCGCCCGGCTGGCCGCCGTCACCCCGGAGGTGCCGCTGGAGGCGCTGGTGGGGCAGGTCGTGGACGAGAGCGTCAGGTTCAAGAGCGCGTCACCGGCGTACTGGTCGCTGCTGTACGGGTCGGCGACGGGCGACCAGCTGGCCTCGGCCTCGCAGCGACTGCACGACGACATCGCCCGGCAGGTCGCGGCCATGCTCCGCCGCCGCTCCCCCGGCCTGGCGGAGGAGCGCGCCGCGCTCATGGGGACGATGGCGGTGGCCATGGTGAAGGCGGTGATGCCGCTGGTCACCACGGCGACGCCGGAACGCGGCGCGGAGCTGGTGGCGGAGCTGAAGCTCGCCCTGGTCCGCTATCTGAGCTGA
- a CDS encoding alkaline phosphatase PhoX translates to MSHKTLLRTGPLLRGGISPYGPLGLPGADGLALPSGFTGRVVARSGHKVAGLTWHAAPDGGACFPDGDGWIYVSNSELPLLGGASALRFRADGTVGDAYRILSGTDLNCAGGATPWHTWLSCELGHRGRVFECDPYGARAARPRLAMGRFKHEAAACDPERRVVYMTEDEPDGCFYRFRPSDWGDLTEGTLEVLCSSGHWQAVPSPAALRTEARHQVEDARHFDGGDGCHYAGGVCYFTTKGDTGLWAYDAQTSALERLCEGVRAITAAPSGDLYVARETTEVDVITPDRAVTPFLRLEGHAGTELTGLAFSPEGERLYFSARRGRTEGHTFEVSGPFRG, encoded by the coding sequence ATGTCCCACAAGACTCTCCTCCGCACGGGCCCGCTCTTGCGGGGCGGCATCAGCCCGTACGGACCGCTCGGCCTACCGGGCGCCGACGGCCTCGCGCTGCCCTCGGGCTTCACCGGCAGGGTGGTGGCCCGCTCGGGCCACAAGGTCGCCGGGCTGACCTGGCACGCGGCCCCCGACGGCGGCGCCTGCTTCCCCGACGGCGACGGCTGGATCTACGTGTCCAACTCCGAGCTGCCCCTGCTCGGCGGCGCGTCGGCGCTGCGCTTCCGCGCCGACGGCACCGTCGGCGACGCCTACCGCATCCTGTCCGGCACCGACCTCAACTGCGCCGGCGGCGCCACGCCGTGGCACACCTGGCTGTCGTGCGAGCTCGGCCACCGCGGCCGCGTCTTCGAGTGCGACCCGTACGGCGCCCGCGCCGCCCGCCCCCGCCTGGCCATGGGCCGCTTCAAGCACGAGGCCGCCGCCTGCGACCCCGAGCGGCGCGTCGTCTACATGACCGAGGACGAGCCCGACGGCTGCTTCTACCGGTTCCGGCCGAGCGACTGGGGCGACCTGACCGAGGGCACGCTGGAGGTGCTGTGCTCCTCGGGCCACTGGCAGGCGGTGCCCTCGCCGGCGGCGCTGCGCACGGAGGCCCGCCACCAGGTCGAGGACGCCCGCCACTTCGACGGCGGCGACGGCTGCCACTACGCGGGCGGGGTGTGCTACTTCACGACCAAGGGCGACACGGGCCTGTGGGCCTACGACGCGCAGACCTCCGCGCTCGAGCGGCTGTGCGAGGGCGTGCGCGCCATCACCGCCGCCCCCTCCGGCGACCTGTACGTGGCCAGGGAGACGACGGAGGTCGACGTCATCACCCCCGACCGCGCGGTCACGCCGTTCCTCAGGCTGGAGGGGCACGCCGGGACTGAGCTGACCGGGCTGGCGTTCTCGCCGGAGGGCGAGCGGCTCTACTTCTCGGCCCGGCGCGGCCGCACCGAGGGCCACACCTTCGAGGTGTCGGGCCCCTTCCGCGGCTGA